From Sinorhizobium sp. RAC02, a single genomic window includes:
- a CDS encoding DUF1269 domain-containing protein yields the protein MSDLVFIAFPTEDKAEEVRQKVLSLQREYLIELGDAVVVVKNEKGQIKLNQLVNLTARGAVSGALWGTLIGAIFLMPLVGTALGAASGAFGGQLSDVGINDRFMKDAAGALQPGTAGLFLLVRKMTTDKVLADLKGVGGELLQTSFDETKEAALREALSAAQAEVEAAPAAAA from the coding sequence ATGAGCGATCTGGTTTTCATCGCATTTCCGACGGAAGACAAGGCAGAGGAAGTGCGCCAGAAAGTGCTGTCGCTTCAACGGGAATATCTGATCGAACTTGGCGATGCCGTTGTCGTCGTCAAGAACGAGAAGGGTCAGATCAAGCTGAACCAGCTTGTCAATCTTACCGCGCGGGGCGCAGTGTCCGGCGCTCTTTGGGGCACGTTGATCGGCGCCATCTTCCTGATGCCGCTGGTTGGAACGGCGCTTGGTGCGGCTTCCGGTGCATTCGGCGGCCAACTCAGTGATGTTGGTATCAACGACAGGTTCATGAAGGACGCCGCGGGCGCGCTTCAGCCGGGTACGGCCGGTCTCTTCCTGCTTGTGCGCAAGATGACGACCGACAAGGTTCTGGCCGATCTCAAGGGCGTGGGCGGCGAGCTTTTACAGACATCGTTCGACGAGACCAAGGAAGCCGCGCTGCGCGAAGCGCTGTCCGCTGCCCAGGCCGAGGTCGAGGCGGCTCCAGCAGCGGCCGCGTGA